A window of the Pseudomonas fluorescens genome harbors these coding sequences:
- a CDS encoding AraC family transcriptional regulator: MLISHFEHGPVSAYPRDYLDGSHQPLHLHREAQLLYAVSGVMRVVTAQGAWVLPPSRAVWIPPEVAHEIFMSGDVQMRSLFIAPELAPASLRNCCVLAVTPLLRELILRAVQGPPHADNPLIQQLMLEELASIENLPLHIPMPTDRRLQGICLALLRTPDHPNTLEDWAQQVGASSRTLARLFQQQLKMNFNAWRQQLRLMEALPRLLAGDSVQSVARDLGYGSARAFSAMFRRLLGDNPREYLNALNQLSSINASR, translated from the coding sequence ATGTTGATCAGCCATTTCGAACACGGCCCCGTAAGCGCCTATCCCCGGGACTATCTGGACGGCTCGCACCAGCCGCTGCACCTGCACCGCGAGGCGCAATTGCTGTATGCCGTGAGCGGGGTGATGCGCGTGGTCACGGCGCAAGGCGCCTGGGTGCTTCCGCCGAGTCGGGCGGTGTGGATTCCGCCCGAAGTCGCCCACGAGATTTTCATGTCCGGCGATGTGCAGATGCGTTCACTGTTCATCGCCCCCGAACTGGCGCCTGCCAGTCTGCGCAACTGTTGTGTGCTGGCGGTCACGCCATTGTTGCGCGAGCTGATCCTGCGTGCGGTGCAGGGCCCGCCGCATGCCGACAATCCGCTGATCCAGCAACTGATGCTGGAAGAACTCGCCAGCATCGAAAACCTGCCACTGCACATTCCGATGCCCACCGACCGGCGTCTGCAAGGCATTTGCCTGGCGCTGTTGCGCACGCCGGATCATCCCAACACCCTGGAAGACTGGGCGCAGCAGGTCGGCGCCAGCTCACGCACGTTGGCGCGGCTGTTCCAGCAACAACTGAAGATGAATTTCAATGCCTGGCGCCAGCAATTGCGCCTGATGGAAGCCCTGCCCCGCCTGCTCGCCGGGGACAGCGTGCAGAGCGTGGCGCGGGATCTGGGTTACGGCAGCGCGCGGGCGTTCAGCGCGATGTTTCGCCGTTTGCTCGGGGACAATCCCCGGGAATACCTCAACGCCCTGAATCAGCTCAGCTCGATCAATGCATCTCGGTGA
- a CDS encoding 2-hydroxyacid dehydrogenase: MTNAHRAVFLDHPSLDLGDLDLSPLRDCFSDLQMFAQTLPAQVSERLQGATVAISNKILINAAAMAANPQLKLILITATGTNNVDLAAARAHGITVCNCQGYGTPSVAQHTIMLLLNLATRLADYQKAVGEGRWQQAKQFCLLDYPIVELEGKTLGLLGHGELGSAVARLAEAFGMRVLLGQIPGRPARPDRLPLEELLPQIDALTLHCPLNEHTRHFIGARELASMKPGAFVVNTARGGLIDEQALADALRNGHLGGAATDVLSVEPPTQGNPLLAVDIPRLIVTPHNAWGSREARQRIVGQLVENTQAFYSGKALRVVS, encoded by the coding sequence ATGACGAACGCCCACCGCGCCGTATTCCTCGATCACCCGTCGCTGGATCTTGGCGATCTCGATCTGAGCCCTTTGCGTGACTGCTTCAGCGATCTGCAAATGTTCGCCCAGACGTTGCCTGCGCAAGTGAGCGAACGCCTGCAAGGCGCGACGGTGGCCATCAGCAACAAGATCCTGATCAACGCCGCCGCCATGGCCGCCAACCCACAGTTGAAGCTGATCCTGATCACCGCCACCGGCACCAACAACGTCGATCTGGCCGCCGCCCGCGCCCACGGCATCACCGTGTGCAACTGTCAGGGTTACGGCACGCCGTCGGTGGCGCAGCACACGATCATGTTGCTGCTCAACCTCGCCACGCGTCTGGCCGATTATCAAAAAGCCGTCGGAGAAGGCCGCTGGCAGCAGGCGAAACAGTTCTGCCTGCTGGATTACCCGATTGTCGAACTGGAAGGCAAAACCCTGGGGCTGCTCGGGCACGGCGAGCTCGGCAGCGCGGTCGCGCGTCTGGCCGAAGCCTTCGGCATGCGCGTGTTGCTGGGGCAGATTCCAGGGCGCCCTGCCCGTCCGGATCGTCTGCCGCTGGAAGAATTGCTGCCGCAGATCGACGCCCTCACCCTGCACTGCCCGCTCAACGAGCACACCCGGCACTTCATCGGCGCCCGCGAACTCGCCTCGATGAAACCCGGCGCCTTCGTGGTCAACACCGCCCGTGGCGGGCTGATCGACGAACAGGCCCTGGCCGATGCCTTGCGCAACGGTCATCTGGGCGGCGCGGCCACCGATGTGCTGAGCGTCGAGCCGCCAACCCAAGGCAATCCGCTGCTGGCCGTCGACATCCCGCGCCTGATCGTCACTCCGCACAACGCCTGGGGCAGTCGCGAGGCGCGGCAGCGAATCGTCGGCCAACTGGTCGAAAACACCCAGGCGTTCTACAGCGGTAAGGCGCTGCGGGTCGTCAGTTGA
- a CDS encoding DUF1302 domain-containing protein — MTSVNQFWRRAKLPLAVSLASSLAGPAFGVSFNVGEIEGQFDSSLSIGASWSTQSPNKNLIGVNNGGHGLSQTSDDGHANFKSGETFSKIFKGIHDLELKYGDTGVFVRGKYWYDFELKDESREFKDISDHNRKEGAKSAGGQILDAFVYHNYSVADQPGSVRLGKQVVSWGESTFIGGGINSINPIDVSAFRRPGAEIKEGLIPVNMFYVSQSLTDNLSAEAFYQLEWDQTVVDNCGTFFSQPDIIADGCTDNLRVLNKRSQIPAIALGPLAANGVNVNEEGVLVPRGGDRDARDSGQWGASLKYMFEPLDTEFGAYFMNYHSRAPIFSATGAPQSVYNTVAALPGPFQALGPLLVAGNSKYFVEYPEDIRLYGLSFSTTLPTGTAWSGEISYRPNAPVQLNSTDILFAGVRPLGGPYANASLLNGVPGQDLHGYERKEITQLQTTFTHFFDQVMGASRLTLVGEVGMTYVGGLESRSDKRYGRDPVFGPGELPATGTTNTCVNILNNGTINGAGPGSPQNNRSRNCDNDGFTTSMSWGYRGRAIWEYNDVFAGVNLKPNVAWSHDVSGYSPGPGGNFEEGRKAVSLGVDAEYQNTYTASLAYTNFFDGKYSTVDDRDFVALSLGVNF; from the coding sequence ATGACCTCAGTAAACCAGTTCTGGCGCCGGGCAAAGCTGCCTCTGGCCGTCAGTCTTGCTTCTTCGCTCGCCGGGCCCGCATTCGGCGTCAGTTTCAACGTCGGTGAAATCGAAGGCCAGTTCGACTCCTCCCTGTCGATCGGTGCCAGCTGGTCCACCCAGAGCCCGAACAAGAACCTCATCGGCGTCAACAACGGCGGTCACGGTCTGTCCCAGACTTCCGACGACGGCCATGCCAACTTCAAGAGCGGCGAAACCTTCTCGAAGATCTTCAAGGGCATCCATGACCTCGAACTGAAATACGGCGACACCGGCGTGTTCGTCCGTGGCAAATACTGGTACGACTTCGAACTGAAGGACGAGAGCCGCGAGTTCAAGGACATCAGCGACCACAACCGCAAGGAAGGCGCCAAGTCCGCCGGCGGTCAGATCCTCGACGCCTTCGTCTACCACAACTATTCGGTCGCCGATCAGCCAGGCTCCGTGCGTCTGGGCAAGCAGGTGGTGAGCTGGGGTGAAAGTACCTTCATCGGTGGCGGCATCAACTCGATCAACCCGATCGACGTCTCCGCATTCCGCCGTCCGGGCGCCGAGATCAAGGAGGGCCTGATCCCGGTCAACATGTTCTACGTGTCCCAGAGCCTGACCGACAACCTGTCCGCCGAAGCCTTCTATCAGCTCGAGTGGGATCAGACTGTCGTCGACAACTGCGGCACGTTCTTCTCCCAGCCGGACATCATTGCCGACGGCTGCACCGACAACCTGCGCGTGCTGAACAAACGCTCGCAGATCCCGGCCATTGCCCTGGGGCCATTGGCTGCCAACGGCGTCAACGTCAATGAAGAAGGCGTGCTGGTACCGCGCGGCGGCGATCGCGATGCGCGCGACAGCGGCCAGTGGGGCGCGTCCCTCAAGTACATGTTCGAACCGCTGGACACCGAATTCGGTGCCTACTTCATGAATTACCACAGCCGTGCGCCGATCTTCAGTGCCACCGGTGCGCCGCAGTCGGTGTACAACACCGTAGCCGCATTGCCAGGCCCGTTTCAGGCGCTCGGGCCACTGTTGGTCGCCGGCAACTCGAAGTACTTCGTCGAATACCCTGAAGACATCCGCCTCTACGGTCTGAGCTTCTCCACCACCCTGCCTACCGGTACTGCGTGGAGTGGTGAAATCAGCTATCGCCCGAATGCACCGGTGCAACTGAACTCCACCGACATCCTGTTCGCCGGCGTGCGTCCGCTGGGTGGCCCTTACGCCAACGCATCGCTGCTCAATGGCGTGCCGGGTCAGGATCTGCATGGCTACGAGCGCAAGGAAATCACTCAACTGCAAACTACCTTCACGCACTTCTTCGATCAGGTCATGGGCGCGAGCCGCCTGACCCTGGTGGGTGAAGTGGGCATGACTTACGTGGGCGGCCTGGAGAGCCGGTCCGACAAGCGCTATGGCCGCGATCCGGTCTTCGGCCCGGGCGAATTGCCAGCCACCGGTACCACCAACACCTGCGTCAACATCCTCAACAACGGCACCATCAATGGCGCCGGACCTGGCTCACCGCAGAACAACCGTAGCCGCAATTGCGACAATGACGGTTTCACCACGTCGATGTCCTGGGGTTATCGCGGTCGTGCGATCTGGGAATACAACGATGTGTTCGCCGGCGTGAACCTCAAGCCGAACGTGGCCTGGTCCCACGACGTCAGCGGCTACTCGCCAGGCCCTGGCGGCAACTTCGAGGAAGGTCGCAAGGCTGTCAGCCTGGGTGTCGATGCCGAGTACCAGAACACCTACACCGCGAGCCTGGCCTACACCAACTTCTTCGACGGCAAGTACAGCACCGTGGATGACCGCGATTTCGTGGCGCTCAGCCTCGGCGTGAACTTCTAA
- a CDS encoding M48 family metallopeptidase, which produces MNKTLVVSALSAALLLAGCQSVNTTSGGAVGVERKQYMFSMLSSQEVDQMYAQSYQKTVGEASSKGVLDKTSNDAKRIQAIANRLIAQAPNFRPDSAQWKWEVNLIKSDELNANCGPGGKIIFYTGLIDSLKLTDDEIAAVMGHEIAHALREHGREAMSKAYGIEMAKQGAGALLGLGQDSLALADTVANYGMTLPNSRANENEADLIGLELAARAGYNPNAAITLWNKMSKASEGAPPEFMSTHPASSSRIASLQAAIPKVMPLYEKAPKS; this is translated from the coding sequence ATGAACAAGACATTGGTTGTAAGTGCACTGAGCGCAGCGCTGTTGCTGGCCGGTTGTCAGTCGGTCAACACCACCAGCGGCGGTGCCGTGGGCGTGGAGCGCAAGCAGTACATGTTCAGCATGCTGTCCTCGCAAGAGGTCGACCAGATGTATGCCCAGTCCTATCAGAAGACCGTGGGCGAAGCGTCCAGCAAAGGCGTGCTGGACAAGACCAGCAACGATGCCAAACGCATTCAGGCCATCGCCAACCGGCTGATCGCCCAGGCACCGAATTTCCGTCCGGATTCGGCGCAGTGGAAGTGGGAAGTGAATCTGATCAAGAGTGACGAGCTCAACGCCAACTGCGGTCCTGGCGGCAAGATCATTTTCTACACCGGGCTGATCGACAGTCTGAAACTCACCGACGATGAAATCGCCGCGGTCATGGGCCATGAAATTGCCCACGCCCTACGCGAACATGGTCGTGAAGCCATGTCCAAGGCTTACGGCATCGAAATGGCCAAGCAGGGCGCCGGTGCGTTGCTCGGCCTGGGGCAGGACAGCCTGGCGCTGGCCGACACCGTGGCCAACTACGGCATGACGCTGCCCAACAGCCGCGCCAACGAAAACGAAGCTGACCTGATCGGTCTGGAGTTGGCCGCGCGTGCCGGCTACAACCCGAACGCCGCCATCACCCTGTGGAACAAGATGAGCAAGGCTTCCGAAGGTGCGCCGCCAGAGTTCATGAGCACTCACCCGGCGTCGTCCAGCCGTATCGCCTCGTTGCAGGCGGCCATTCCGAAGGTCATGCCGCTTTACGAGAAAGCGCCCAAGTCCTGA
- a CDS encoding class I SAM-dependent methyltransferase: MDPRSEVLLRQAELFQGSVLLAGLPADDLLGRLPDAFGWCWHAGDQAALDARFEGRSHFGVNVPEREFTNAVVFLPKAKDLTDYILNAVASRLAGREVYLVGEKRSGIEGASKQLNPFGKPRKLDSARHCQLWQVTVANAPQAKPLESLAQTYELPLAEGPLKVISLPGVFSHGRLDRGSALLLEHLDKLPSGHLLDFGCGAGVLGAAVKRRYPHNQVTLLDVDAFAAASSRLTLAANGLEAEVLTGDGIDAAPMGLNAILSNPPFHVGVHTDYFATENLLRKAAKHLKNGGELRLVANSFLKYQPLIEEHLGVCAIKAEGNGFRIYRAKRG; this comes from the coding sequence ATGGATCCGCGCAGTGAAGTACTGCTTCGTCAGGCCGAGTTATTCCAGGGTTCGGTGTTGCTGGCCGGTTTGCCTGCCGATGACCTGCTGGGGCGCCTGCCCGACGCGTTTGGCTGGTGCTGGCACGCCGGCGATCAGGCCGCGCTCGATGCGCGCTTCGAAGGCCGCAGCCATTTTGGCGTGAACGTGCCGGAGCGCGAATTCACCAACGCCGTGGTGTTCCTGCCCAAGGCCAAGGACCTGACCGATTACATCCTCAATGCCGTGGCTTCGCGTCTGGCCGGGCGTGAGGTGTATCTGGTCGGGGAAAAGCGCAGCGGCATCGAAGGCGCGTCCAAACAGCTCAACCCGTTCGGCAAACCGCGCAAGCTCGACAGCGCGCGCCATTGCCAATTGTGGCAGGTGACCGTGGCCAACGCCCCGCAAGCCAAACCACTGGAAAGCCTGGCGCAGACCTACGAACTGCCGCTGGCCGAAGGCCCGCTGAAAGTCATCAGCCTGCCGGGCGTGTTCAGCCACGGCCGACTGGATCGCGGCAGCGCCCTGCTGCTGGAACACCTGGACAAACTGCCGAGCGGCCATTTGCTGGACTTCGGTTGCGGCGCTGGTGTGCTCGGTGCGGCGGTCAAGCGTCGTTACCCGCACAATCAGGTGACGTTGCTCGACGTTGATGCCTTCGCTGCCGCCAGCAGCCGTTTGACCCTGGCGGCCAATGGTCTGGAAGCCGAGGTGCTGACCGGAGACGGAATCGATGCGGCGCCGATGGGTTTGAACGCAATTCTGAGCAATCCGCCGTTCCATGTCGGCGTGCACACCGATTATTTCGCCACCGAGAACTTGCTGCGAAAAGCGGCCAAACATCTGAAAAACGGCGGTGAACTTCGCTTGGTTGCAAACAGCTTCCTGAAATATCAACCGCTGATCGAAGAGCATCTGGGCGTGTGTGCGATCAAGGCCGAAGGCAATGGTTTCCGGATTTACCGGGCCAAGCGCGGCTGA
- a CDS encoding TMEM165/GDT1 family protein, which yields MLDSLLVPTAIVALAEIGDKTQLLALILAARFRKPWPIIAGIVAATLANHAAAGAVGAWFGSFFSDSVLHWILAASFAATALWTLVPDKMDDDEASTARKFGPFLTTLIAFFLAEIGDKTQIATVMLAAQYPELWLVIIGTTAGMLIANVPVVLAGNFAAEKLPLTLIRRLAASAFLILAIVAVYKAMQSSGWV from the coding sequence ATGCTGGACTCGTTACTCGTTCCCACCGCAATCGTTGCCTTGGCCGAAATCGGCGACAAGACGCAACTGCTCGCGCTGATTCTCGCCGCTCGCTTTCGCAAACCCTGGCCGATCATCGCTGGTATCGTCGCTGCGACCCTGGCCAACCACGCGGCAGCCGGTGCGGTCGGCGCCTGGTTCGGCAGCTTCTTCTCCGATTCAGTCCTGCACTGGATCCTCGCCGCGAGCTTCGCCGCCACCGCCCTGTGGACGCTGGTGCCGGACAAGATGGACGACGATGAAGCCAGCACCGCCCGCAAGTTCGGGCCGTTCCTGACCACCCTGATTGCATTCTTCCTCGCGGAAATCGGTGACAAGACCCAGATCGCCACCGTGATGCTGGCCGCGCAATACCCGGAACTGTGGCTGGTGATCATCGGCACCACGGCGGGCATGCTGATTGCCAACGTGCCGGTGGTTCTGGCGGGTAATTTTGCAGCAGAGAAACTGCCGCTGACCCTGATCCGTCGACTGGCCGCCTCGGCGTTCCTGATCCTGGCGATCGTCGCGGTGTACAAGGCGATGCAAAGCAGCGGCTGGGTTTGA
- a CDS encoding LysE family translocator yields the protein MYWTEFLTVALIHLLAVASPGPDFAVVVRESVTHGRRAGTWTALGVGTAIFLHVGYSLLGIGLIVSQSIVLFNALKWAAAAYLLYIGFKALRAQPAKTVTDDLHKEAGERTARGAFTSGFVTNGLNPKATLFFLSLFTVVINPHTPLTVQAGYGIYLAAATATWFCLVAMLFSQQRVRAGFARMGHWFDRTMGAVLIAIGVKLAFTEMH from the coding sequence ATGTACTGGACCGAATTCTTGACCGTTGCCCTGATCCACCTGTTGGCCGTCGCCAGCCCCGGTCCTGATTTCGCTGTGGTGGTGCGCGAGAGCGTGACCCATGGTCGACGCGCCGGGACCTGGACGGCATTGGGCGTGGGCACGGCGATTTTCTTGCACGTCGGCTATTCGCTGCTGGGGATCGGCCTGATCGTTTCCCAATCGATCGTGCTGTTCAACGCCCTGAAATGGGCCGCCGCCGCTTACCTGCTGTACATCGGCTTCAAGGCCCTGCGCGCGCAACCGGCGAAAACCGTCACCGATGATCTGCATAAAGAGGCCGGAGAGCGCACCGCTCGTGGCGCGTTTACTTCGGGTTTCGTGACCAATGGCCTGAACCCGAAAGCCACGCTGTTTTTCCTGTCGTTGTTCACCGTGGTGATCAACCCGCACACTCCGCTGACAGTACAGGCCGGTTACGGTATTTACCTGGCCGCCGCGACCGCCACCTGGTTCTGTCTGGTGGCCATGCTGTTCAGCCAGCAGCGCGTGCGCGCCGGTTTCGCCCGCATGGGCCACTGGTTCGACCGCACCATGGGCGCGGTGCTGATCGCCATCGGCGTGAAACTCGCGTTCACCGAGATGCATTGA
- a CDS encoding fatty acid--CoA ligase, with the protein MLQTRVIPPAEGAYQYPLLIKRLLMSGARYEKTREIIYRDQLRYSYPTLIERVARLANVLTAAGVKAGDTVAVMDWDSHRYLECMFAIPMIGAVIHTINVRLSPEQILYTMNHAEDRFVLVNSEFVGLYQAIAPHLTTVEKTLLLTDLPEKTADLPNLVGEYEQLLAAASPQYDFQDFDENSVATTFYTTGTTGNPKGVYFTHRQLVLHTMGVSTIMGAIDSVRLLGTNDVYMPITPMFHVHAWGLPYVATMLGLKQVYPGRYDPEFLVELWRKEKVTFSHCVPTILQMVLNAKGAQGTDFGGWKIVIGGSALNRTLYETAKSKGIQLTAAYGMSETGPLVSCAHLNDELMAGTEDERTTYRIKAGVPGPLVEAAIVDTEGNFLPADGETQGELVLRAPWLTEGYFNEPQKGAELWAGGWLHTGDVATLDSMGVIDIRDRIKDVIKTGGEWISSLDLEDLISRHVAVREVAVVGIADPQWGERPFALLVVREGHAIGARELKEHLKPFVELGHLSKWAIPSQIALVTEIPKTSVGKLDKKRIRLDITEWQANNSTFLSTL; encoded by the coding sequence ATGTTGCAGACTCGCGTTATTCCGCCCGCCGAAGGGGCGTACCAGTATCCACTGCTGATTAAACGGCTGCTGATGTCGGGCGCCCGTTACGAGAAAACCCGCGAGATCATCTACCGTGACCAGTTGCGCTACAGCTACCCGACCCTGATCGAGCGGGTCGCGCGGCTGGCCAACGTGCTGACGGCGGCCGGCGTCAAGGCCGGTGACACCGTGGCGGTGATGGACTGGGACAGCCATCGCTACCTGGAGTGCATGTTTGCTATTCCGATGATCGGCGCGGTGATTCACACGATCAACGTGCGCCTGTCGCCGGAACAGATTCTCTACACCATGAACCACGCCGAGGACCGCTTCGTGCTGGTCAACAGCGAGTTCGTCGGGCTGTACCAGGCCATCGCGCCGCACCTGACCACGGTGGAGAAAACCCTGCTGCTGACCGATCTGCCGGAAAAAACTGCGGATCTGCCGAATCTGGTGGGCGAGTACGAGCAACTGCTGGCGGCCGCGAGTCCGCAGTACGACTTCCAGGATTTCGACGAGAACTCGGTCGCGACCACGTTCTACACCACGGGCACCACCGGCAATCCGAAAGGCGTGTACTTCACCCATCGGCAACTGGTGCTGCACACCATGGGCGTGTCGACCATCATGGGCGCCATCGACAGCGTGCGGCTGCTGGGCACCAACGACGTGTACATGCCGATCACCCCGATGTTCCATGTGCATGCGTGGGGCCTGCCTTATGTAGCGACCATGCTCGGGCTCAAGCAGGTTTATCCGGGGCGTTACGATCCGGAGTTCCTGGTCGAGCTGTGGCGCAAGGAAAAGGTCACGTTCTCCCATTGCGTGCCGACCATCCTGCAGATGGTGCTCAACGCCAAAGGCGCGCAGGGCACCGATTTCGGCGGGTGGAAAATCGTCATCGGCGGCAGTGCGCTCAATCGCACGCTGTATGAAACGGCCAAGAGCAAAGGCATTCAGCTGACGGCCGCGTATGGCATGTCGGAAACCGGGCCATTGGTCTCGTGCGCGCATTTGAACGACGAGTTGATGGCGGGCACCGAAGACGAGCGCACCACCTACCGGATCAAGGCCGGCGTGCCGGGGCCATTGGTCGAGGCGGCGATTGTCGACACCGAGGGCAATTTCCTCCCGGCTGACGGCGAGACCCAGGGCGAACTGGTGCTGCGCGCACCGTGGCTGACCGAGGGTTACTTCAATGAACCGCAGAAGGGCGCCGAGTTGTGGGCCGGTGGCTGGCTGCACACCGGCGACGTTGCCACGCTCGACAGCATGGGGGTGATCGACATCCGCGACCGGATCAAGGACGTGATCAAGACCGGTGGCGAGTGGATCTCTTCGCTGGACCTTGAAGACCTGATCAGTCGCCACGTCGCGGTACGTGAAGTAGCAGTGGTGGGCATTGCCGATCCGCAGTGGGGCGAGCGCCCGTTTGCCTTGCTGGTGGTCCGTGAAGGGCACGCGATCGGGGCGCGCGAGCTCAAGGAACACCTCAAGCCATTCGTTGAATTGGGGCACTTGAGCAAGTGGGCGATCCCGAGCCAGATCGCGCTTGTTACTGAAATTCCCAAGACCAGTGTCGGCAAGCTCGACAAGAAGCGCATCCGCCTCGACATCACCGAATGGCAGGCCAACAACAGCACCTTCCTCTCCACGCTCTGA
- a CDS encoding MFS transporter yields the protein MNQSRNVIRYINAAHVIDHMFMLIFPAAVLGMTQAFTLDYAALIGLSLGGFIAFGACSLPAGWLGDRWSRRQMMLVFFFGIGASAIFTGLSSSPTMLVLGLTLIGIFAAIYHPVGTAMLVAYAQNRGREIGINGMWGNLGVAFSALITGLLVAQFGWRSAFLVPGAVAIVLGIGFALQVREEPIPKRPHTALKGAGGQRISMVMVFGVLALATATGGVVFNATTMTYPKLFQERLHDLFASPQTLGVVVSLAYAFGAVAQLSIGQLLHRVSLKWPFVVLTLFQAPLLYAMAYVDGWAVIAVGAAFMFVVFGQVTVNDSMVANFVAPQWQSRVFALRYCLSFGASATAIPLISYVEPRHGFVGLYLILAGFGALTFLAAVVFPRTPSEAAVGQTA from the coding sequence ATGAACCAGTCCAGAAACGTCATTCGCTACATCAACGCCGCCCATGTGATCGATCACATGTTCATGCTGATTTTTCCCGCCGCCGTGCTCGGCATGACCCAGGCCTTCACCCTCGACTATGCCGCGCTGATCGGCCTGTCGCTGGGCGGGTTCATCGCGTTCGGCGCGTGTTCGCTACCGGCCGGATGGCTGGGGGATCGCTGGAGTCGGCGGCAGATGATGCTTGTGTTTTTCTTCGGCATCGGTGCTTCGGCAATCTTCACAGGTCTCAGTAGCAGCCCGACGATGCTGGTCCTCGGCCTGACCCTGATCGGCATTTTTGCTGCGATCTATCACCCGGTCGGCACGGCAATGTTGGTGGCGTACGCGCAGAATCGCGGGCGCGAGATCGGTATCAACGGCATGTGGGGCAACCTTGGCGTGGCGTTCTCGGCATTGATTACCGGGCTGCTGGTGGCGCAGTTCGGCTGGCGCTCGGCGTTCCTGGTCCCGGGGGCGGTGGCCATCGTGCTGGGAATCGGTTTTGCCTTGCAGGTGCGTGAGGAGCCGATCCCCAAGCGTCCGCACACCGCGCTCAAAGGCGCAGGCGGCCAGCGTATTTCGATGGTCATGGTGTTCGGCGTGTTGGCTCTGGCCACGGCCACCGGCGGGGTGGTGTTCAACGCCACCACCATGACCTACCCAAAACTGTTCCAGGAGCGCTTGCATGACCTGTTCGCCTCGCCGCAGACACTCGGTGTGGTGGTCAGCCTGGCGTACGCGTTCGGTGCGGTGGCGCAGTTGAGCATCGGGCAATTGCTGCACCGGGTCAGTCTGAAGTGGCCATTTGTGGTGCTGACGCTGTTTCAGGCGCCACTGCTTTACGCCATGGCTTATGTCGATGGCTGGGCGGTGATCGCCGTCGGGGCGGCGTTCATGTTCGTGGTGTTCGGTCAGGTGACGGTGAACGATTCGATGGTCGCCAACTTCGTCGCGCCGCAATGGCAGTCGCGGGTGTTTGCCTTGCGTTACTGTTTATCGTTCGGTGCCAGTGCGACGGCGATTCCGCTGATTTCTTATGTCGAACCGCGCCATGGTTTTGTGGGGCTTTACTTGATTCTGGCGGGTTTTGGCGCTTTGACTTTCCTTGCGGCAGTGGTTTTCCCACGCACACCTTCTGAAGCGGCTGTAGGGCAAACGGCCTGA